In Cataglyphis hispanica isolate Lineage 1 chromosome 22, ULB_Chis1_1.0, whole genome shotgun sequence, a single window of DNA contains:
- the LOC126857688 gene encoding serine/threonine-protein phosphatase 2A 56 kDa regulatory subunit gamma isoform-like isoform X3 — protein sequence MQSKMQTFSGLAFGNVFKKKANKMTGGPPVGNAPPPPTLINKIKYQPGGPVIKKDKRQSSSRFNISKNRELQKLPLLSETQQGNEREELFIQKLRQCCVLFDFESDPLSDLKWKEVKRTALHEMVEYVTKNKNVITEAIYPEAVNMFAVNLFRTLPPSSNPNGAEFDPEEDEPTLEAAWPHLQLVYEFFLRLLESQDFQPSIARRYIDQKFVLQLLELFDSEDPRERDFLKTTLHRIYGKFLGLRAYIRKQINNVFYRFIYETEHHNGIAELLEILGSIINGFALPLKEEHKVFLLKVLLPLHKAKSLSVYHPQLAYCVVQFLEKDPSLTEPVIRNLLKFWPKTHSPKEVMFLNELEEILDVIEPAEFQKVMDPLFRQLAKCVSSPHFQVAERALYYWNNEYIMSLISDNYSVILPIMYPAFYRNSRNHWNKTIHGLIYNALKLFMEMNQKVFDECTTQYYQERQRERKLMKDRDEAWMRIEALAMRHPNYNLANKNTTNNTSYMSPQHVDNSPPDEDGDTDQTPLTLEKIEARANEAKKMTNVNKVKPLLRRKSDLPQDSYTMRALSDHKRADEYLVTPPDPNNC from the exons GCAAACAAGATGACCGGGGGACCTCCGGTGGGAAATGCACCGCCTCCACCTACGCTCATCAACAAAATCAAGTACCAACCCGGTGGACCTGTAATTAAAAAGGATAAACGGCAAAGCAGCTCGAGGttcaatatatcaaaaaatcggGAATTGCAGAAATTGCCGCTGTTGTCCG AAACGCAACAGGGAAACGAACGGGAGGAACTTTTTATACAGAAGCTACGGCAATGCTGCGTCCTCTTCGACTTCGAGTCCGATCCCTTGTCAGATTTGAAATGGAAGGAGGTAAAGCGCACTGCCCTCCACGAGATGGTCGAGTATGTAACCAAAAACAAAAACGTTATCACCGAAGCAATATATCCCGAGGCGGTAAACATg TTTGCTGTGAATCTATTCCGGACGCTACCTCCGTCATCAAATCCTAACGGCGCGGAATTTGATCCGGAGGAGGATGAGCCGACGTTGGAGGCAGCTTGGCCGCACTTACAGCTTGTCtacgaattttttttgcgattgcTAGAATCGCAGGACTTCCAACCATCCATAGCGAGGCGCTACATAGATCAAAAATTCGTGCTACAGCTTTTGGAGTTGTTCGATTCTGAGGATCCGAGAGAGAGGGACTTTCTGAAGACGACCCTTCATAGGATTTACGGTAAATTCCTGGGTCTCAGAGCGTACATTAGGAAACAGATAAATAATGTCTTCTATCGATTTATATACGAAACGGAGCATCATAATGGCATTGCAGAGTTGCTTGAAATCTTAGGAAg taTTATAAACGGTTTTGCTTTGCCGTTGAAAGAGGAGCACAAGGTGTTTTTGTTAAAAGTCCTATTACCCTTGCATAAGGCTAAGTCATTGTCCGTGTATCATCCGCAATTAGCGTACTGCGTCGTCCAATTTTTGGAAAAGGATCCGTCGTTAACGGAACCTGTGATTAGAAACTTGTTGAAATTCTGGCCAAAAACACATTCCCCTAAAGAAGTTATGTTTTTGAACGAACTTGAAGAAATCTTAGACGTCATCGAGCCAGCTGAATTCCAAAAAGTCATGGATCCGTTATTTAGGCAACTAGCCAAATGTGTCTCGTCACCGCATTTCCAG GTGGCGGAAAGGGCTCTCTATTATTGGAATAATGAATACATAATGTCCTTGATATCGGACAATTACTCCGTCATCTTACCGATAATGTATCCAGCTTTTTATAGAAACTCTCGCAACCATTGGAATAAGACAATTCAtggtttaatttataacgctCTGAAACTTTTTATGGAAATGAATCAAAAAGTATTTGATGAGTGTACAACACAATACTATCAG GAGCGTCAAAGAGAGCGAAAGCTTATGAAAGATCGAGATGAAGCATGGATGCGCATAGAAGCGCTCGCTATGAGGCATCCGAACTATAATTTGGCAAATAAAAACACAACGAATAACACATCATATATGTCACCACAGCATGTAGATAACTCGCCGCCCGATGAAGACGGTGATACAGATCAAACTCCGCTTACTTTGGAAAAAATCGAAGCTAGAGCTAATGAg GCGAAGAAAATGACAAACGTAAACAAAGTAAA
- the LOC126857688 gene encoding serine/threonine-protein phosphatase 2A 56 kDa regulatory subunit gamma isoform-like isoform X4, whose translation MVHVGGISPSLGGALPKSPSFHQGLALATVLPQDLNKGYPVTFALHYQPLQPLLIETQQGNEREELFIQKLRQCCVLFDFESDPLSDLKWKEVKRTALHEMVEYVTKNKNVITEAIYPEAVNMFAVNLFRTLPPSSNPNGAEFDPEEDEPTLEAAWPHLQLVYEFFLRLLESQDFQPSIARRYIDQKFVLQLLELFDSEDPRERDFLKTTLHRIYGKFLGLRAYIRKQINNVFYRFIYETEHHNGIAELLEILGSIINGFALPLKEEHKVFLLKVLLPLHKAKSLSVYHPQLAYCVVQFLEKDPSLTEPVIRNLLKFWPKTHSPKEVMFLNELEEILDVIEPAEFQKVMDPLFRQLAKCVSSPHFQVAERALYYWNNEYIMSLISDNYSVILPIMYPAFYRNSRNHWNKTIHGLIYNALKLFMEMNQKVFDECTTQYYQERQRERKLMKDRDEAWMRIEALAMRHPNYNLANKNTTNNTSYMSPQHVDNSPPDEDGDTDQTPLTLEKIEARANEAKKMTNVNKVKPLLRRKSDLPQDSYTMRALSDHKRADEYLVTPPDPNNC comes from the exons ATGGTTCATGTCGGTGGAATTAGCCCATCTCTGGGCGGTGCTCTGCCTAAAAGTCCCAGTTTTCATCAGGGTCTCGCCTTGGCGACGGTATTGCCCCAGGACTTGAACAAGGGTTACCCGGTGACCTTCGCCCTGCACTATCAACCTTTGCAACCTCTTTTAATCG AAACGCAACAGGGAAACGAACGGGAGGAACTTTTTATACAGAAGCTACGGCAATGCTGCGTCCTCTTCGACTTCGAGTCCGATCCCTTGTCAGATTTGAAATGGAAGGAGGTAAAGCGCACTGCCCTCCACGAGATGGTCGAGTATGTAACCAAAAACAAAAACGTTATCACCGAAGCAATATATCCCGAGGCGGTAAACATg TTTGCTGTGAATCTATTCCGGACGCTACCTCCGTCATCAAATCCTAACGGCGCGGAATTTGATCCGGAGGAGGATGAGCCGACGTTGGAGGCAGCTTGGCCGCACTTACAGCTTGTCtacgaattttttttgcgattgcTAGAATCGCAGGACTTCCAACCATCCATAGCGAGGCGCTACATAGATCAAAAATTCGTGCTACAGCTTTTGGAGTTGTTCGATTCTGAGGATCCGAGAGAGAGGGACTTTCTGAAGACGACCCTTCATAGGATTTACGGTAAATTCCTGGGTCTCAGAGCGTACATTAGGAAACAGATAAATAATGTCTTCTATCGATTTATATACGAAACGGAGCATCATAATGGCATTGCAGAGTTGCTTGAAATCTTAGGAAg taTTATAAACGGTTTTGCTTTGCCGTTGAAAGAGGAGCACAAGGTGTTTTTGTTAAAAGTCCTATTACCCTTGCATAAGGCTAAGTCATTGTCCGTGTATCATCCGCAATTAGCGTACTGCGTCGTCCAATTTTTGGAAAAGGATCCGTCGTTAACGGAACCTGTGATTAGAAACTTGTTGAAATTCTGGCCAAAAACACATTCCCCTAAAGAAGTTATGTTTTTGAACGAACTTGAAGAAATCTTAGACGTCATCGAGCCAGCTGAATTCCAAAAAGTCATGGATCCGTTATTTAGGCAACTAGCCAAATGTGTCTCGTCACCGCATTTCCAG GTGGCGGAAAGGGCTCTCTATTATTGGAATAATGAATACATAATGTCCTTGATATCGGACAATTACTCCGTCATCTTACCGATAATGTATCCAGCTTTTTATAGAAACTCTCGCAACCATTGGAATAAGACAATTCAtggtttaatttataacgctCTGAAACTTTTTATGGAAATGAATCAAAAAGTATTTGATGAGTGTACAACACAATACTATCAG GAGCGTCAAAGAGAGCGAAAGCTTATGAAAGATCGAGATGAAGCATGGATGCGCATAGAAGCGCTCGCTATGAGGCATCCGAACTATAATTTGGCAAATAAAAACACAACGAATAACACATCATATATGTCACCACAGCATGTAGATAACTCGCCGCCCGATGAAGACGGTGATACAGATCAAACTCCGCTTACTTTGGAAAAAATCGAAGCTAGAGCTAATGAg GCGAAGAAAATGACAAACGTAAACAAAGTAAA